One Streptosporangium becharense genomic window, CTGATCGACGTCGACAACCTGGCCGACGGCGTCTGGCAGCGCGAGTCGATGAAGCAGTCCGCCGCCGCCTGGGCCGAGATCGGCAAATACATGGACAAGTCCTTCGAGGGGTTGATCCACACCGAGGTGCAGCTCCGGCAGAACCAGGGCAAGGTCGCCCTCTACCCGTCGGGCTCCTGGCTGGAGAACGAGCAGAAGAGCCAGACGCCCGAGGGCTTCAAGTACGCCCTGGCGCCAACCCCCAGCGTCACCGCGGCCGACAAGATGCCGTACGAGGCCATCCGCGCCACCGCCGGGGAGGCGTACATCGTCCCGGCCAAGGGCAAGAACCCCAAGGGCGGCCTGGAGTACCTGCGCATCATGCTCTCCAAGGAGGGTGCGCGCGGCTTCACCGAGAAGTCCGGCAACATCACCGTGGTGACCGGCGCCGCCGACGGCCTGGAGCTGTCGCCCGGCAACGCGAGCGTCAACGCCGCGCAGAGCGCGGCCGGCGAGAACATCGTCACCTACAGCAGCTTCGAGAACTGGTACAAGGAGTTCGAGACCGAGCTGCGCAAGCAGACCAACGCGCTGATGTTCGGCCGCATCTCCGCCGACGAGTTCTGCGCCAAGATGCAGGCCGCCGCGGACAAGACCAAGGCCGACTCCTCCATCACCAAGCAGAACCGGACGGTGTAGCCGACCATGCGGCACGGCAGGTATCCGTTCGTCGTCGGCTTTCTCGCCGCGCCGGTGCTCCTCTACGTGGTCTTCGTGATCAGCCCGTACCTCCAGGCGTTCTACATCGCGCTGACCGACTGGAAGGGCCTGTCGGCGACCCCGCGGTTCGTCGGCCTGGAGAACTTCACCAGGCTCCTCGACAACGAGGCATTCTGGGCCGCGGTGCGTCACCACGGTGTCCTGCTGCTCGCCATGCCGCCGGCGACCATCGTGATCGCGCTGCTGTTCGCCTTCCTCCTCAACGTGGGCGGCGGGCAGCGGGGCGGCCGGATGACCGGGATCTGGGGTTCGAAGGTCTACCGCGTGATCTTCTTCATGCCCCAGGTCCTGGCCGTGGCCGTGGTCGGCGCGCTCTTCCAGGCGATCTACCGCCCGGACGAGACCGGCGTCGTCAACGGGCTGCTGGCCAAGGCCGGGATCGAACCGGTCGGCTGGCTGATCGATCCGGATCTCGCCCTCTGGTCGATCATCGGCGTGATGGTCTGGCAGGGCGTGGGCTTCTACGTCGTGCTCTTCTCCGCGGGCATGTCGTCCATCCCCAAGGACGTCTTCGAAGCCGCCGCGCTCGACGGCGCGGGCCGGTTCACCCTGTTCTTCCGGATCACCCTGCCGCTGCTGTGGGACACCCTGCAGGTCGCCTGGGTCTACCTGGGCATCGCCGCCTTCGATGGATTCGCCCTGGTCCAGGTGCTCTCCGTCAACCTCGGCGGCCCCGACAACGCCACCACGGTGCTGCCGCTGGAGATCTGGCGCACCGCGTTCGGCCCCTTCAGGTTCGGCTACGCGTCGGCGATGGGCGTGGCGCTGTTCTTCATGACCATCACGTTCGCGGCGCTCACCC contains:
- a CDS encoding carbohydrate ABC transporter permease, whose amino-acid sequence is MRHGRYPFVVGFLAAPVLLYVVFVISPYLQAFYIALTDWKGLSATPRFVGLENFTRLLDNEAFWAAVRHHGVLLLAMPPATIVIALLFAFLLNVGGGQRGGRMTGIWGSKVYRVIFFMPQVLAVAVVGALFQAIYRPDETGVVNGLLAKAGIEPVGWLIDPDLALWSIIGVMVWQGVGFYVVLFSAGMSSIPKDVFEAAALDGAGRFTLFFRITLPLLWDTLQVAWVYLGIAAFDGFALVQVLSVNLGGPDNATTVLPLEIWRTAFGPFRFGYASAMGVALFFMTITFAALTLRVTRRERIEF